GAGGCGGTGAAGATCGCCAAGCAGGCGCTGAAGCGGATGCCGGGCGGCTCTGTGCGGACCTCGAACCGCAAGGTGATGCCGCCGCCGCGTGAGGAGCTTGGCACGTCGATGGAGTCGCTGATCCATCACTTCAAGCTGTTCACCGAGGGCATCAAGCCGCCGGCCGGCGAAGCGTACGTGCCGGTTGAGTCGCCGCGCGGCGAGCTCGGCTTCTACATCGTGAGTGACGGCTCTGGAAAGCCGGTCCGCGTGCACGAGCGGGCGCCGACTTTCGCGAACGTGCAGGCTATCCCGCTTATGGCCAGGGGGGCGCTGGTGGCAGACCTGATTGCCGTCATCGCGAGCATGGACCCGGTCATGGGCGAGGTCGATAGATAGGCGGCGAGCGCTCGATGCTGCTTTCAGAAGAGACCCGCGACAAGATCCTGATCGAGGTCAGGAAGTATCCCCAGACCCGCACGGCGCTCCTGCCAGCCCTCAAGCTGGCGCAGCGCCAGGTCGGCTGGCTGCCGCCCGAGGCGATCTCCGAGGTCGCCGACCTGGTTGGCGTGTCCTCGGCGTCGGCCAACGAGCTGGCCACGTTCTACTCGATGCTCAACACCGAGCACCGTGTGGATATGAAGGTCGAGGTCTGCGTGCAGTTGCCGTGTGCGCTGCGCGGCGCGGACACGCTGCTCGAAGCCCTCTCCCAGGGGCTGGGCATTGGCGTCGGCGAGACGACGCCGGACGGCAAGCTGGAGCTGCACCGCACGCACGAGTGCTTCGGCTCCTGTAATCGTGCGCCGATGTGCCGCCTCAACGACGAGTACCGCGAGGACTTGACGCCCGAGGCCACTCGCGCGCTGATCGACGAGCTGAAGGCGGCGCGCGGCGTCAACGGGCGGGCCACACCGCCAGCGGCGGGGGCGTAGCACACGATGATCGACGAGAAGGCGCCTGAAGAGAAGGTCGGCTTCGTCAAGCCGGACTACAAACCGATCTTGCTGCCGGATACTGGCCGCAAGGAGCCGATGTGGCTTGAGGAGTACCGCTCGCGGGGCGGCTATGAGGGCTGGGTCAAAGCCATCAAGGAGATGGATCCGGCCGCCGTCGTCGAAGAGGTGAAGTCGGCTGGCCTGCGCGGTCGCGGCGGCGCAGGCTTCCCGGCCGGTCTCAAGTGGAGCTTCGTGCCGAAGATCCCCGGCCCGAAGTACATGGTCTGCAACGCCGACGAGTCCGAGCCGGGCACGTTCAAAGACCGCGAGATCATGGAGATCTACCCCCACGAGCTGGTGGAGGGGGTCGCTATCGGGTCGTACGCCATCGGCGGCGAAGAGGCGTTCATCTACATTCGCGGCGAGTACACCGTCGCGGCGGATCGCCTGGAAGCCGCCATCGAGGAGGCCACGAAGGCCGGCCTGCTCGGGAACAACGTGCTCGGAACGGGGGTCAACAGCAGGATCCACGTCTTCCGGGGCGCCGGCGCGTACATCTGCGGCGAGGAGACGGCGCTGCTGGAATCGCTGGAGGGCCGCCGGCCGATGCCGCGCTCCCGCCCGCCATTCCCGGCCGTCGAGGGGCTCTACCGCCGCCCGACCTGCGTCAACAACGCCGAGACGCTCTCGAACGTTCCGCACATCATTCGGAACGGACAGGAGTGGTACAACACGATCGGCATCGCGCCGCGCAATACCGGCCCGAAGATCTTCTGCGTCTCGGGGCGGGTCAACAAGCCGGGCAACTACGAGCTGCCGCTCGGCTCGGTGACGTTCCGCGAGCTGATCGAGCATTACGCGGGCGGTGTGATCGGCGGGCGTGAGATCAAGGGCGTGCTGCCGGCCGGCATCTCGGCCCCGATCGCCACCGGCGCGCAGCTCGATGCCAAGCTCGACTACGACTCCGTCGCGGCGGCTGGCACGATGCTCGGCTCGGCCAGCTTGATCGTGCTGGACGAGACGGTCCCGATCCCGTGGGCCGCTGCCCGCATGATCGAGTTCTTCCGCAAGGAGTCGTGCGGGAAGTGCACCCCGTGCCGTGAGGGCACCCAGTGGCTGCACAAGGCGCTGGTCCGCATCCAGAACGGCGGCGGCCGCGAGTCGGACCTGGATCTGCTGCTGTCGGTCTCCAGCGAGATCAGCGGCAAGGTGCTGTGTGCGCTCGGCGACTTCTCCACCAGCCCGGTGGTCGCCACGATTCGCAACTTCCGACAGGAGTACGTCGACCACATTCGGTCGGGCCACTCCTTCAACAGCCGCTGGAGTCCCCCCGCATGACTGCATCGCCTCCCCCGAGCGATCTCGTCACGCTCACGATCAACGGGCGTGAGGTGAAGGTGCCGAAGGGTACGCTGGTCGTGGAAGCGGCCAAGACCGTCGGCATCGAGATCCCGATCTTCTGCTATCACCCCAAGCTGAAACCGGTCGGCGCGTGTCGGATGTGTCTCGTCGAGATCGAGAAGATGCCGCGCCTGCAGACGGCCTGCACCTCGCCGGTCGGCGAGGGGATGGTCGTCAACTCGGCCAGCCCGAACGTGATCGCGGCGCAGAACGGCGTCCTCGAACTGCTGCTGGCGAATCATCCGCTCGACTGCCCGATCTGCGACAAGGGCGGCGAGTGCCCGCTCCAGGACAACACCTTCAAGTTCGGCCTCGGCGCGAGCCGATTCACCGAGGAGAAGCGGCAGAAGGACAAGGCGTACATCCTGTCTGACCGCATCGTGCTGGACCGCGAGCGGTGCATCATGTGCTACCGCTGTGTGCGCTTCCAGGCGGAGATCCCCGGCGACGAGGCGCTGGCCGCCGTCGACCGAGGCGGCTTCAGCGAGATCGGCGTGCTCGAAGGCGACACGTTCGACTCGCCGTTCAGCGGCAACACCATCGAGCTGTGCCCCGTCGGGGCGCTCACCAGCCGCCAGTACCGGTTCAAGTCTCGACCGTGGGACTTGCAGCGGACGCCGAGCATCTGCGCGGGCTGCTCGCTGGGCTGCAACACCGAGATCCACGCCCGCGACGGGCAGATCCTGCGCCTGTGGGGCCGAGACAACCCGGCCGTCAACGACGGCTGGCTTTCCGACCACGACCGCTTCGACACGTTGCCGCTGTTGCGCGACAAGCGCCTGGCGACCCCGCTGGTGCGCCAGGGCGGTCGGTTGCAGCCGGCATCCTGGGAGGCGGCGTACTCGCGCGCGGCTGAGCTGCTGAAGGGTGGCAACAGCGCCGCGCTCGCGTCGCCGAAGCTCACCAACGAGGCGATGTGGCTGGTGGCGGACGGCCTCCGAGCGGCGCTGCCCGGCCTGAGCGTCGGGTTCACCCCGCGGGCGGCTCCATCCTGGACCGTCACCGGCAAGGTGGCGGATCTGCCCTCATGCAAGACCATCGTCCTGGTCGGCTTCGATCCGTGGACGGAGGTCTCGGTGCTGGCGCTCTGGCTCCGCAAGGCGGTGGTCGGAGGCGGCACGCTGCTGGCCATCGGGCCGGACAACGGCCTCTACCGCGACACGGCTCACTGGCTGCGAGTGGCGGCCGGCGAGGAGATCGGCGTCGTCGAGAAGTTGCTGGCGGCCCACGAGGCCGGCACGCAGGCGGATCGGTTCGACGCCGTCACGGGGCGGCAGGCCAACGCTGGCACAGCCCCGACCGACAAGGCCATCGCAGCGGCTGCCGCCGCGGTCGGAACTGGCCCGGTCGCGTTCCTGGTCGGGGCGCGGCTCGCCGACGATGCCAAGGCGCGGGCGACGTTGGAGAAGCTGGCGGCGGCCCTGGGCGCCAACGCCGAGAGCGGGATGGTCGGCGCGCCGTCCACGACGGTGAACGGCCGGGGGGCGCTGAACCTCGCCGGCGACATCGTCGCTGCCGACCGCACGTCGGACGGCGCAGCGGGAAGGGCGGCGGGCGGCGCGTTCTCGACGGTGCTGCTGCTCGGCGACGAGGCGTGGCCCGCGACCGGCGCGGCGAAGAAGATCGTCCTGACGGCCGGGGCCGCTCCCGAGGATGACAGCGTCGAGGTGGTGCTGCCCATCGCCCACCCTTACGAGCAGGCCGGGTCGTACACCAACCTCGAAGGGCTGGTGCAGCAGCTCCAGCCGGGTGGCCTGCCGCCGCACGGCGTCTCAGCCGACTGGGCGACCATCGCCGCGCTGGTGCAGCGGCTCGGCGGCTCCGCGCCGACGGACCTCAAGTCGATCCGCTCGGCGCTGGCCGGCGCGCACCCGTCCTACACGATCACGGAGACGCGGACCGGGCGACAGGGTCGCCTGATGCTGCCGCTCGCCTGATGACAATGCACCACGCTATCCTAGTCGCCGCTCGCCCTGGGTGGGTGCCTGCTGCCGGGCGCTGCCGGGCCGACGGGCATCGGGCACGAGAGAGGGCTGCATGATCGATCCGTTCAACCTGACCGTTGACGTGGTCCTGTCGCTGATCGTCATCGTCGGGCTGCTCACGACCATGGCCTACATGACCTGGTTTGAGCGCCGGGTGCTCAGCAAGCTGCAGGCGCGCGT
This genomic stretch from Chloroflexota bacterium harbors:
- the nuoE gene encoding NADH-quinone oxidoreductase subunit NuoE, whose product is MLLSEETRDKILIEVRKYPQTRTALLPALKLAQRQVGWLPPEAISEVADLVGVSSASANELATFYSMLNTEHRVDMKVEVCVQLPCALRGADTLLEALSQGLGIGVGETTPDGKLELHRTHECFGSCNRAPMCRLNDEYREDLTPEATRALIDELKAARGVNGRATPPAAGA
- the nuoF gene encoding NADH-quinone oxidoreductase subunit NuoF, with the protein product MWLEEYRSRGGYEGWVKAIKEMDPAAVVEEVKSAGLRGRGGAGFPAGLKWSFVPKIPGPKYMVCNADESEPGTFKDREIMEIYPHELVEGVAIGSYAIGGEEAFIYIRGEYTVAADRLEAAIEEATKAGLLGNNVLGTGVNSRIHVFRGAGAYICGEETALLESLEGRRPMPRSRPPFPAVEGLYRRPTCVNNAETLSNVPHIIRNGQEWYNTIGIAPRNTGPKIFCVSGRVNKPGNYELPLGSVTFRELIEHYAGGVIGGREIKGVLPAGISAPIATGAQLDAKLDYDSVAAAGTMLGSASLIVLDETVPIPWAAARMIEFFRKESCGKCTPCREGTQWLHKALVRIQNGGGRESDLDLLLSVSSEISGKVLCALGDFSTSPVVATIRNFRQEYVDHIRSGHSFNSRWSPPA
- the nuoG gene encoding NADH-quinone oxidoreductase subunit NuoG, producing the protein MTASPPPSDLVTLTINGREVKVPKGTLVVEAAKTVGIEIPIFCYHPKLKPVGACRMCLVEIEKMPRLQTACTSPVGEGMVVNSASPNVIAAQNGVLELLLANHPLDCPICDKGGECPLQDNTFKFGLGASRFTEEKRQKDKAYILSDRIVLDRERCIMCYRCVRFQAEIPGDEALAAVDRGGFSEIGVLEGDTFDSPFSGNTIELCPVGALTSRQYRFKSRPWDLQRTPSICAGCSLGCNTEIHARDGQILRLWGRDNPAVNDGWLSDHDRFDTLPLLRDKRLATPLVRQGGRLQPASWEAAYSRAAELLKGGNSAALASPKLTNEAMWLVADGLRAALPGLSVGFTPRAAPSWTVTGKVADLPSCKTIVLVGFDPWTEVSVLALWLRKAVVGGGTLLAIGPDNGLYRDTAHWLRVAAGEEIGVVEKLLAAHEAGTQADRFDAVTGRQANAGTAPTDKAIAAAAAAVGTGPVAFLVGARLADDAKARATLEKLAAALGANAESGMVGAPSTTVNGRGALNLAGDIVAADRTSDGAAGRAAGGAFSTVLLLGDEAWPATGAAKKIVLTAGAAPEDDSVEVVLPIAHPYEQAGSYTNLEGLVQQLQPGGLPPHGVSADWATIAALVQRLGGSAPTDLKSIRSALAGAHPSYTITETRTGRQGRLMLPLA